The proteins below come from a single Chryseobacterium nepalense genomic window:
- a CDS encoding Rrf2 family transcriptional regulator, with protein sequence MNNTRFATAIHIMTLLAESPQEWLTSEWMAGSININPVIVRKELSVLKEAGLIISRQGKEGGSRIAKNADIIKISDIYLAVKNTEVLGKKNNNPNPACSVGKEINEHLQTLFSETDQLVLTFLGNKTLQEFLDHFK encoded by the coding sequence ATGAACAACACAAGATTTGCCACGGCAATACATATTATGACTTTATTGGCGGAAAGTCCTCAGGAATGGCTCACTTCCGAATGGATGGCGGGAAGTATTAATATTAATCCTGTTATTGTTCGAAAAGAACTGAGTGTTCTGAAAGAAGCAGGACTGATTATCAGCAGACAGGGAAAGGAAGGGGGAAGCCGGATCGCAAAAAATGCCGATATCATAAAAATATCAGATATTTATCTGGCCGTGAAAAATACGGAAGTACTGGGAAAGAAAAACAACAATCCTAATCCTGCATGTTCCGTAGGGAAAGAAATTAATGAACATTTGCAGACATTGTTTTCTGAGACGGATCAGCTGGTTCTTACGTTTTTGGGTAATAAAACGCTTCAGGAATTTCTTGACCATTTCAAATAA
- a CDS encoding FKBP-type peptidyl-prolyl cis-trans isomerase, producing MGVADMLFKRKKEQAEKNLKDGKEYMEEYGKRETVVQLPSGLQYEIIKDGEGEKPGPRSTVKCHYHGTTITGKIFDSSVKRGTPASFPLNKVIAGWTEALQLMPVGSKWRLIIPPHLAYGDQQISKEIGPNSTLIFEVELLEIK from the coding sequence ATGGGCGTAGCAGATATGTTATTTAAAAGAAAGAAAGAACAGGCAGAGAAAAACCTGAAAGATGGTAAGGAATATATGGAAGAATATGGTAAGAGAGAAACAGTTGTTCAGTTACCAAGCGGCTTGCAGTATGAAATTATAAAAGATGGCGAGGGCGAAAAACCGGGTCCGAGGTCTACTGTAAAATGTCATTATCACGGAACAACTATTACAGGAAAAATCTTTGACAGTTCTGTAAAAAGAGGAACACCTGCATCCTTTCCGTTAAATAAGGTAATTGCCGGATGGACAGAAGCGCTTCAGCTGATGCCTGTAGGAAGTAAATGGAGACTGATTATCCCACCACATTTAGCGTATGGGGATCAGCAGATCAGCAAAGAAATCGGACCAAACAGTACTCTTATTTTTGAAGTGGAACTTCTTGAGATTAAATAA
- a CDS encoding catalase, which produces MPDPLKYNRDYDKLTDEEKILFEINKKSISDFVEQSASLSDVNYATRNAHAKTYAVANGKFIISENISPKLQHIFDKKVYDLTIRLSNAHLKIIKGKKEIPAYGFAVKIKDEQGNLIANYPLVNFPLFPINSVCTFLKLFTSINQFYIKKWSSFSLLAQIAKVIPSTCTPSFIKNLFKLFHKRNDFILSFDFHSVGAYRLGDYMVKIKLAPQFVDKKFNKNKKMKQAVEEYLKSRAFTANVYVQFCYDIKDQPINQLNVEWKNSPFIKIGELKIGKDNLLNPASCENELLSFNPYESKALFQPVGKIQRLREEAYKVSLKTRVKINKLLKYDT; this is translated from the coding sequence ATGCCAGATCCATTGAAATATAATAGAGACTATGATAAGCTGACTGACGAAGAAAAAATACTTTTTGAAATCAATAAGAAAAGTATTTCTGATTTTGTGGAACAGTCCGCTTCATTAAGCGATGTAAATTACGCTACCAGAAATGCCCATGCCAAAACTTATGCCGTTGCAAATGGAAAATTCATAATTAGTGAAAATATTTCTCCAAAACTTCAGCATATTTTTGATAAGAAAGTGTACGATCTTACCATCCGACTTTCCAATGCACACCTGAAAATCATCAAAGGTAAAAAAGAGATTCCGGCTTACGGTTTTGCAGTAAAAATAAAAGATGAGCAAGGTAATCTTATTGCCAATTATCCATTGGTAAATTTCCCATTATTTCCCATCAATTCAGTTTGTACTTTTCTGAAATTATTTACTTCAATAAATCAGTTTTATATTAAAAAATGGAGCAGCTTTTCTTTACTTGCACAAATTGCTAAAGTAATCCCGTCTACATGTACACCTTCCTTTATAAAGAATCTCTTTAAGCTTTTTCATAAAAGAAATGACTTTATTCTTTCATTCGACTTTCATTCGGTTGGTGCTTATCGTCTCGGAGACTATATGGTTAAGATTAAATTGGCTCCGCAATTTGTTGATAAAAAATTTAATAAAAACAAAAAGATGAAACAAGCAGTTGAAGAATATCTGAAATCAAGAGCGTTCACAGCTAATGTATATGTTCAATTTTGCTATGATATAAAAGATCAACCAATTAACCAGCTGAATGTTGAATGGAAAAATTCACCATTTATTAAAATCGGAGAATTAAAGATCGGGAAAGACAACCTTCTTAATCCTGCTTCTTGTGAAAACGAGCTTTTGTCATTTAACCCTTATGAAAGTAAAGCTTTATTTCAGCCTGTAGGCAAAATACAAAGACTAAGAGAAGAAGCGTATAAAGTTTCTCTAAAAACACGGGTTAAAATCAATAAGTTGCTAAAATATGATACATAA